TCCTATCAATGGAAGCTTCCATGGCCCTGGAGGGAGGGGGAAGAGAATATTCTTGTTTTGTTTCGATGATTTTCTGAGTTTGAGTAGCAGCAAGATGAAGAGGGACAAGTATACCAAGTATTCAAGCTTCATTCTATTAATTTGGTGCTTGCATTTTTTGAAATATGCAGATTTTTATGCGCTAGTGTGAGTTTTGGAGTTTTGGTCATTTAGTAACAAGAGGGCGGGTGTTGATCCCATTGGAATCTCTCCTTAATTTGTCTCATTCATTCTGATCCAATTGGAATCTCTCCTTAATTTGTCTGATTCTTTCACATGTTTATGTAGAAACTCCTCAATGGAAAAGCATCTACCGAACACAAGGCCATCTTGTCAATTAAACAATACATCTGTTGGGAGTTGAATATGTGAGTGTACGCCTGCAAAGCAAGTTGAAACTAGCATCAGAGACTGCCGTGCAAAACAAGAAAATTAAACATGTCTGGGAGTTGGTTGAaatttttttggataaaaaatGTGCCAGATTTTTAGTCTTGTTGCAATCTagaaaaattcgaaaaaaattgctcaaatatttgaaaaaattaagaactgaaaatttagaaaaaatgaaGAATTGAAAACCAAAGAATTTGTAGAAATGATATGAAAAAAAATCGTCTAAATATCTTTAAATTTGCAGAATTTTATAAATGAAGATGAGAAAAAAGACATATagtacactacaaaaaaaattgaaattaactacGGAAAATTCCGTAGCTAAACCGTAGCAAAAAACGATTAACTACggatatttcaaaatttaccacgGAATGACAAGCGTCGCGATATGCTTGGTCGTACTGTTCACCTGCTACGGGAAATTCagtcgttaaatttaacaacgGTTTAATAACGGAATATACCGTCgttattttactttttcatttttgtaatttttttacattCCATCATAAAACCGTAACCAtaaacatattttattttcattttttttaaaagccgTAGCCATAAAGatattatatttcatatttttaataatcCGTAGTAAATCCGTAGCTATATACAggtatttttttctatttttttaaccttccgtagtaaaaccgtagctatatatagatttcttttatatttttttaataatccgtagcaaaaccgtagctacatataggtatttttttattttttgtaaatatccGTAGTAAATccgtagctatatatatatatatatatatatatatatatatatatatatatatacatatttttttaatattccatagtaaaaccgtagctatatatagtattttttttttaatattccgtAGCAAAACCGTAGCTATATACAGatactttcttttattttttttctgttcCGTAGTAATACCGTAGCTACATACCGGTATTGTTTTTAGTATTCAGTAGTAAAAccgtagcaatatatatatactttttatttttatttttttaatatttcacAGTAAAACCTGTTtctaataaatacaaaatcaatgcaatatttaaattaataatcatctcaaaatcaaactaataaaatatcataaaggATACCTGTTAGTGTAATAAATTCataaacatctaaataaaaatctaataacaatatataataagtacAAAACATGTATTTAGGGTGGAGACGAGGAACGGGGGAACGACCCTGAGGATGATTGGAAGAATTTCATAAGCTAAGAAATTTGTTGTTGCATTTCCAACTGCCTAGTCTCCATTTCTGCTTCTTTTCGTCGTCGCTCCTGCACCTCAGCCTGTAGAGTAGCCTCTCTCTGTTGTGTCTGCTCTAACTCTGTCTGGAGCTGTGCAATCTGAGCTGAGACTGCTGCTGAAGGAAATTGAGACAAGCACGTCGAATGAGTGCTCGTCGAACCAGTGGAACGCATCTGAGACATAATGCCCAATCCGAGTCTACGCCCATTCGGATCTGGCGTCACCACCTCCCTATAGATCTGGCTGACCTTATCTGGAGTGACATCTCGTCCAAGAGTAGAGAGTAACTCCTCGACTCGACTATGTATCTCAAGCTATATTTAGATGCACAAACAACTTAAAATGTGATAAAATAGAATTAAATGCttagaataattaaaatgttcATATTACTTACACCCTGAGTCTGTGCCCGTCCATCGAACTGTCCTTTCTTAAAGTGCATCCTCATGAAAGTATCATAATGTGCATCTGCGATAGAAATGTTCTTCTCTCGAGCCTGTAATAAAGAAAGatgattcaaaattaaattattgaattattgaattttttacAAAGATAAAAACACGTTTGCAATAACTTACCACATGCTCAGCATGACTAATAGCACTGCGAGAGCCTCCATAGTGGATAGATATACCTGTACGTGGATCAGCAGGCTCAGATCGACGATTCTTGCTCGCCTGCTTCGACTTAACTTGGAATTCAGGTGTCGCCCAATATTCCTTCCACTTTGCAACAATGTCTTTATGAAGAAATTGAGGTCTGCTCCCTTCATCGATAATAACCTTACATCCATGGACAAAATCTTTATAAGCATGCCTAGCTTGTGAGATCCATGTCTTACGAATGACGTCCGAGCTGTAAACTTCCCCATCCCATGTAAAAGCTTTCCACAACATTTGAATTTGAAGTTAGTATAAATTTAATGATATCTAAACTAAATAATTACTATAATATACCTTAAACTCATCATAATATATGTCTATGGTGCTGGGCGACAAACTCTTCCAATTGACGCCTTCAGGATCTATGAAGCCTTGAAAGCTTGAAGTAGTTGTACGTCGGATGTTCTCAGTCGGCCTCAAAATGCTGAATTATAAAGTATTGAATTCAATATTAGTaactcaaattaaatatatcataaCATTTTACTTAATTCGACAAACATATATACATACCCATTTTCCAACCAACAGATCCGCCTACCGTCAGGTGCTAATTCTGGACGGACTGCCGATGTCTGCGTCTCAGAAACGTGTCTCAGTAGCACGGGTCTCAGTAGCACGAGACTCAGTCGAGTCTGAGTCGGTGGGATGCGAAGCAGTACTACTCATCTTCTATCTAAAAATGGTATATGATAGTGATATATGATAGcgatataataattaataattattatgatcataaaaaaatagagagaaaatgATTGCTTAGTAATAACATGCATTGTACCTTGAAAATGAAACAGACAAGTAAATGTTGACAAGAACTAACAAAATAATAACTATTCTATATCATCTAAATCATCGGCTTCAGAGGATGATGTTTCCAGAATGCTTTCATGAATTGCATCTTCATCtccatcctcatcctcatcctctaCCATGTCTACCAAGCCACCATCAGGATGAACGGGAATTGGATCATCATCTATTATTGTATGATGTACTTGGGTAAACAACTCCTCTTGGAAAGGCAAAGAAGTTTCATTACTCGAAACTTCTACAAGCGATCTTGCCTTCACTTTGCAAGCTGCCAACCAGTTTCGCCTAGTCACATTTTTACTTGGGTATGTGCAGTAATAAACTTGAATAGCTTTTGATGCTAGGACAAATGGTTCATATTTATTGTATAAATGAGTTTGGTTGATGGAAACCAACTTGAATTCTCGATCCACAAACGTCCAAGTTGGAGAAGGGTCAAACCATTGACACTTGAACAAAGTGGTTTTTTTGGTTGGTAGTCCAGGGTACTCCAAAATCACAACCTCCAACAAACGCCCATAATAATCTTGTTGAACTCCACCTAACACCGACCCCTTTACACAAATTCCACTGTTGTCAGTTTTGTTTCTCGACCCGTATTCCACTGTCTGAAATTTAAATCCATTGACATAAAAACCTTGATAACATGTCATCCTTTGTAATGGCCCCAACGACAAATGACGCAAGTATATGTTGTCAATTTCATTGTTTGGATCTCGAACCTAATACAAGTAAAGTgtcaataaaaagaaaattaacatGTAAATAATTATGtgaaacatttactaaaattctTACATATGATTTGAACCAATTGGCAAACTCGGTATCAAACTTGATATGGAGATGATTGGACGTGATCCTTGGgaatttatatttgatttcaTCAAAGAACAACCCAATGTACGTGTTTGTAACCTCTGGGCAATTGTTAAGGACATACAAATGTGCAGCATCATACTCTTCTTTTTGCAAAAACCTTGACGAATTCTTCCCAAATACTCTACCAATATTCTTGAAAATAGTCAACATATGTGGGTGATCTTCAATACCACTAGATGATGCACCAACAAAGTTTCTTGGAATATTCCGTTGTCTAGTTTGAATATGTCTTCAAAATAAT
This genomic interval from Salvia miltiorrhiza cultivar Shanhuang (shh) unplaced genomic scaffold, IMPLAD_Smil_shh fragScaff_scaffold_8_1, whole genome shotgun sequence contains the following:
- the LOC131003203 gene encoding uncharacterized protein LOC131003203 isoform X2, yielding MPVCQLLAAVSSSSCPYIIVSSILRPTENIRRTTTSSFQGFIDPEGVNWKSLSPSTIDIYYDEFKLLHGMGKFTARTSFVRHGSHKLGMLIKILSMDVRLLSMKGADLNFFIKTLLQSGRNIGRHLNSKLSRSRRARIVDLSLLIHVQAREKNISIADAHYDTFMRMHFKKGQFDGRAQTQGLEIHSRVEELLSTLGRDVTPDKVSQIYREVVTPDPNGRRLGLGIMSQMRSTGSTSTHSTCLSQFPSAAVSAQIAQLQTELEQTQQREATLQAEVQERRRKEAEMETRQLEMQQQIS
- the LOC131003203 gene encoding uncharacterized protein LOC131003203 isoform X1, producing MLTIFKNIGRVFGKNSSRFLQKEEYDAAHLYVLNNCPEVTNTYIGLFFDEIKYKFPRITSNHLHIKFDTEFANWFKSYVRDPNNEIDNIYLRHLSLGPLQRMTCYQGFYVNGFKFQTVEYGSRNKTDNSGICVKGSVLGGVQQDYYGRLLEVVILEYPGLPTKKTTLFKCQWFDPSPTWTFVDREFKLVSINQTHLYNKYEPFVLASKAIQVYYCTYPSKNVTRRNWLAACKVKARSLVEVSSNETSLPFQEELFTQVHHTIIDDDPIPVHPDGGLVDMVEDEDEDGDEDAIHESILETSSSEADDLDDIE